The Perca fluviatilis chromosome 2, GENO_Pfluv_1.0, whole genome shotgun sequence genome includes a region encoding these proteins:
- the serpine2 gene encoding glia-derived nexin has translation MMKHRSLFCLYALVTLYGHKGVLSQAPSYGERGSDLGIQVFQQVVRSKPLENVVLSPHGVASILGMLLPGAHGETRKQVLNGLRYKKNGPYRMLKKLHKTLTAKSKQDVVLIANAMFSQEGFPMEEAFVSTNKANFQCESRDLDFSNPNVAADEINEWVNNKTKGHIPSLIKADMLDSALTRLVAVNAIYFKGLWKSRFQPENTKMRAFKGGNGNVYNVPMMSQLSVFSIGIATTPQGLKYKVIDLPYHGNTISMVIVVPYEEDTPLSRVIPHISTATVQSWSKLMHMRKVHLLIPKFTADAEVCLEAPLSALGITDMFSQDKADFRHLSAEPVHVSKALQKAKVVVNEDGTKASAATTAILLARSSSPWVTVDRPFLFLIRHNPTGTILFMGQINQP, from the exons ATGATGAAGCATCGCTCATTATTCTGCCTGTATGCACTGGTGACCTTGTATGGCCATAAGGGTGTGCTTTCCCAGGCTCCCTCCTATGGTGAACGGGGCTCTGATCTGGGCATACAGGTATTTCAGCAGGTAGTCCGCTCCAAGCCACTGGAAAATGTGGTTCTTTCACCCCATGGTGTAGCTTCCATCCTTGGGATGTTGCTACCAGGAGCACATGGAGAGACTCGGAAGCAGGTCCTCAATGGTCTACGTTACAAGAAAAACG GCCCTTACAGGATGTTGAAGAAACTACACAAGACCTTGACAGCTAAGTCCAAACAGGACGTTGTGCTGATTGCCAACGCCATGTTCAGCCAGGAGGGCTTTCCCATGGAGGAGGCCTTTGTATCCACCAACAAAGCCAACTTCCAATGTGAGAGCAGGGACCTGGACTTCAGCAACCCCAATGTGGCAGCAGATGAAATCAATGAATGGGTCAACAATAAGACCAAAG GTCACATCCCCAGCTTGATCAAAGCAGACATGCTGGACTCGGCTCTGACCCGTCTGGTTGCTGTCAACGCAATCTACTTCAAAGGCTTATGGAAATCTCGCTTCCAGCCCGAGAACACCAAGATGAGGGCCTTCAAAGGGGGAAATGGAAATGTATATAATGTTCCAATGATGTCCCAACTATCTGTCTTCAGCATTG GCATAGCCACCACACCTCAGGGACTGAAATATAAGGTAATTGATCTGCCCTATCACGGCAACACGATCAGCATGGTGATAGTTGTGCCCTATGAAGAGGACACACCTCTGTCCCGTGTCATCCCACACATCAGCACAGCCACAGTGCAGAGTTGGTCCAAACTGATGCACATGAGAAAAGTCCACCTGCTCATCCCCAA gttTACTGCTGATGCAGAGGTATGTTTGGAAGCCCCCCTTTCAGCACTGGGAATAACAGACATGTTCAGTCAGGACAAAGCTGACTTCAGACACCTCA GTGCTGAGCCTGTGCATGTATCCAAGGCACTCCAGAAAGCCAAAGTTGTGGTGAATGAGGATGGAACAAAAGCATCAGCTGCCACTA CTGCCATTTTGCTGGCTCGATCCTCTTCACCTTGGGTTACAGTGGACAGACCTTTCCTATTCCTCATCAGACATAACCCAACAG GTACTATTCTCTTTATGGGCCAGATCAACCAGCCGTGA
- the wdfy1 gene encoding WD repeat and FYVE domain-containing protein 1, translated as MAAEIHSRPQTARPILLNKIEGHSDAVNAAVLIPKEDGVITVSEDRTIRVWLKRDSGQYWPSIYHTVSSPCSCMSYHHDSRRIFIGQDNGAVVEFLISEDFNKMNHVKTYPAHQNRVSDMVFSLESEWVVSTGHDKSVSWMCTQSGSMLGRHYFTAWASCLQYDHDTQHAFVGDYSGQITLLKLEKQTYSTITTLKGHEGSIATLWWDPVQRLLFSGASDHSVIMWDIGGRKGRTLLMQGHHERVQAIRYLQLTRQLVSCSADGGMAVWNMDTQREEAPQWLDSDSCQKCEQPFFWNIKQMWDTKTMGLRQHHCRKCGNAVCGKCSSKRTTFPIMGFEFPVRVCDACFDTIKEEDRTPLATFHEGKHNIAHMDMDPSRGLMVTCGSDRIVKIWDVTQVVGCSLATGFSSR; from the exons ATGGCTGCGGAAATTCATTCGAGGCCCCAGACCGCTAGACCGATTCTTTTGAACAAGATCGAGGGACACTCGGACGCTGTCAATGCAGCTGTTTTAATACCAAAGGAAGATGGAGTGATCACGGTCAGCGAGGACAG GACTATCCGAGTTTGGCTGAAAAGAGACAGCGGTCAGTACTGGCCAAGTATCTACCACACAGTCTCCT CTCCATGCTCTTGCATGTCGTACCACCATGACAGCAGACGCATCTTCATAGGCCAGGACAATGGAGCTGTTGTG GAGTTTCTTATCTCTGAAGACTTCAACAAGATGAACCATGTCAAAACATATCCAG ccCACCAGAACCGTGTGTCAGATATGGTGTTTTCCCTGGAGAGTGAGTGGGTGGTGAGTACTGGCCATGACAAGAGTGTGAGCTGGATGTGCACCCAGAGTGGCAGCATGCTGGGGAGACACTACTTCACAGCCTGGGCCTCCTGCCTACA ATACGATCACGACACGCAGCACGCCTTTGTCGGCGATTACTCAGGACAGATCACACTGCTGAAACTGGAGAAGCAGACGTACTCCACCATCACTACACTAAAGGGTCATGAAG GTAGTATAGCAACACTGTGGTGGGACCCTGTCCAGAGGCTGCTGTTCTCAGGGGCTTCCGACCACAGCGTCATCATGTGGGACATTGGGGGCCGCAAAGGACGAACGTTACTGATGCAGGGACACCA TGAGCGTGTTCAGGCCATTCGTTACCTCCAGTTGACCAGACAGTTGGTGTCGTGCTCGGCCGATGGAGGTATGGCAGTGTGGAACATGGACACGCAGAGAGAAGAG GCGCCCCAGTGGTTAGACAGCGACTCTTGTCAGAAGTGTGAGCAGCCTTTCTTCTGGAACATCAAGCAGATGTGGGACACTAAGACCATGGGGCTCAGACAG CACCACTGCAGGAAGTGCGGCAATGCTGTGTGTGGAAAATGTAGTTCTAAACGTACCACATTCCCGATCATGGGCTTCGAGTTCCCGGTGCGGGTGTGTGATGCCTGCTTTGATACCATCAAAGAAGAAGA tcgAACACCATTGGCCACGTTCCACGAGGGGAAACACAACATCGCCCACATGGACATGGACCCATCCAGAGGCCTGATGGTCACTTGTGGAAGCGACCGCATTGTTAAG ATCTGGGATGTGACGCAGGTGGTTGGCTGTAGCTTAGCAACAGGCTTCTCTTCGCGCTGA
- the dhrs12la gene encoding DHRS-12_like_SDR_c-like domain-containing protein: protein MSLYRNSAWFLKGMTEFTRNAFLSASKRFVEKDLEVSVAGRAFMITGANSGIGKATAMSIAKKGGTIHMVCRNKDKAEEARADIVKETGNKEVYVHILDLSETKKVWEFAEAFKRKYKALNVLINNAGSIMSQRDTNAEGLEKSFASNVLGVYILTKSLIPLLEKSADPRVITVSSGGMLVQKLRTGNLQSERGRYDGTMVYAQHKRQQVVMTEQLAKTHTNIHFSVMHPGWVDTPAVANAMPDFHQSMKDSLRTPEQGADTVIWLAISEAATTNPSGHFYQDRKMVSTHLPLAWTHSSALEEQKLMSVLEDLAKTFQPH from the exons ATGTCTCTGTACCGCAACTCTGCCTGGTTCCTGAAGGGAATGACCGAGTTCACAAG GAATGCCTTCCTGTCAGCCTCAAAGAGGTTTGTGGAGAAGGACCTGGAGGTGTCCGTGGCTGGACGTGCGTTCATGATAACAGGAGCCAACAGTGGTATTGGGAAAGCTACTGCTATGTCCATCGCTAAGAAAG GCGGAACGATCCACATGGTGTGCAGGAACAAGGACAAGGCCGAAGAGGCGAGGGCTGATATTGTGAAGGAGACGGGAAATAAA GAAGTGTATGTCCACATCCTGGATCTGTCTGAGACCAAGAAGGTCTGGGAGTTTGCTGAGGCCTTCAAGAGAAAGTACAAGGCCCTCAATGTACTG ATCAATAACGCAGGCTCCATCATGAGTCAGAGGGATACGAACGCTGAGGGGCTTGAGAAGAGCTTCGCCTCCAACGTCCTTG GGGTTTACATTCTTACCAAGAGTCTGATTCCCTTGCTGGAGAAGAGCGCAGATCCCAGAGTG ATCACAGTGTCATCAGGGGGAATGTTGGTGCAGAAGCTCAGGACGGGAAACCTGCAGTCTGAGAGAGGCCGCTATGACGGCACCATGGTCTACGCCCAGCACAAA aggCAGCAGGTGGTGATGACAGAGCAGCTGGCAAAGACTCATACTAACATCCACTTCTCCGTCATGCATCCAGGCTGGGTTGACACACCAG CGGTGGCCAATGCCATGCCAGACTTCCATCAATCTATGAAGGACAGTCTGCGGACCCCAGAGCAGGGGGCTGACACCGTGATTTGGCTGGCCATCTCTGAGGCTGCAACCACAAACCCCAGCGGGCATTTCTACCAGG aCCGAAAGATGGTGTCCACCCACCTGCCGCTTGCCTGGACCCACAGCTCTGCCTTGGAGGAGCAGAAGTTAATGTCTGTGCTAGAGGACTTGGCCAAGACATTTCAGCCACACTGA
- the ap1s3a gene encoding AP-1 complex subunit sigma-3a, which translates to MMHFLLLFSRQGKLRLQKWFTPVTDREKKKVIRDMMMLVLARPPRSCNFLHYRDLKIVYRRYASLYFCTGLENQDNELLGLEVLHRYVELLDKYFGNVCELDIIFNFEKAYYILDEFLMGGEVLETSKVAVSVSMEEADTLQETMEEYMSKPAY; encoded by the exons ATG ATGCACTTCCTGTTGCTGTTCAGCCGGCAGGGGAAGCTGCGACTGCAGAAATGGTTCACACCAGTAACAGACCgggagaagaagaaggtgaTCCGGGACATGATGATGTTAGTGTTGGCCCGTCCAccacgttcctgcaatttcctCCATTACAGGGACCTCAAGATCGTTTACAGGAG GTATGCCAGCCTGTATTTCTGTACTGGTCTGGAGAACCAGGATAATGAGCTGCTGGGCCTTGAAGTGCTGCACAGATATGTCGAGTTGTTGGATAAATACTTTGGCAAC GTGTGTGAGTTGGACATCATTTTTAACTTTGAGAAGGCTTACTACATCCTGGACGAATTCCTGATGGGAGGAGAAGTTCTAGAAACATCCAAAGTAGCTGTTAGTGTATCTATGGAGGAGGCTGACACACTCCAAGAG ACAATGGAGGAATACATGAGCAAACCTGCCTACTGA